One window from the genome of Diospyros lotus cultivar Yz01 chromosome 11, ASM1463336v1, whole genome shotgun sequence encodes:
- the LOC127813204 gene encoding uncharacterized protein LOC127813204: MADALEEEAEPTISIQEYLKGVEEQELEADLVLGGDEGKECTYTNGYMKRQAIFSCLTCIPDGNAGICTACSLSCHDGHEILELWTKRNFRCDCGNSKFGEFFCKLLPNKDVENLENAYNHNFKGVYCTCDRPYPDPEAEEQVEMIQCCICEDWFHEEHIGLMSSDEMPRDEEGEPLYEDFICQICSAVCSFLTLYPQTIWAGNATLTNASKGKDVMEDTPAACGPFEKLESGTCSSETCKVDHALATNSNLLSVGNGVLVGENSDKSTDQNQCIQGAGLSSGCLLGIDLAVAPPVLEKSKPMFLSKNWREVLCNCEKCANYYSQKGIRFLLDKEDSIAEYEKVAKQKRDEKLQQQDGVDLNFLSNLGHVEKIEILSGIADMKNEIHAFLESFDASKPITSADVHQVFENLARKRKRMQ; this comes from the exons GAACAGGAATTG GAAGCCGACTTGGTTTTGGGTGGTGATGAGGGGAAAGAGTGCACCTATACCAATGGTTATATGAAGAGGCAGGCAATTTTCTCCTGCTTGACCTGCATCCCAGATGGGAATGCTGGGATTTGCACTGCATGTAGCTTGTCTTGTCATGATGGCCATGAG ATTTTGGAATTGTGGACGAAGAGGAACTTCAGGTGTGACTGTGGAAACTCTAAATTTGGGGAGTTCTTCTGCAAGCTTCTCCCAAACAAAGATGTAGAAAATCTGGAGAATGCATATAACCACAACTTCAAAGGTGTCTATTGCACCTGTGATCGCCCCTACCCTGATCCAGAAGCTGAAGAACAAGTAGAGATGATTCAATGCTGTATCTGTGAGGACTGGTTTCATGAAGAGCATATTGGTCTCATGTCATCTGATGAG ATGCCAAGAGATGAGGAAGGGGAGCCTTTATATGAGGATTTTATTTGCCAGATCTGCTCAGCAGTTTGTTCTTTCTTGACGCTTTATCCTCAAACTATTTGGGCTGGTAATGCTACCCTTACAAATGCTTCCAAAGGAAAAGATGTGATGGAAGATACTCCTGCAGCTTGTGGACCCTTTGAGAAGCTTGAGAGTGGAACTTGTTCTTCTGAGACTTGCAAAGTTGATCATGCCCTGGCTACTAATTCTAATCTCTTATCTGTTGGGAATGGTGTTCTTGTTGGGGAGAACTCTGATAAAAGTACGGATCAAAATCAATGTATCCAGGGTGCTGGTCTAAGTAGCGGATGTCTTCTAGGAATTGATCTGGCTGTAGCTCCACCTGTTCTAGAGAAGAGCAAGCCAATGTTTCTTTCTAAAAACTGGAGAGAAGTCCTGTGCAATTGTGAAAAATGTGCAAACTACTACTCCCAAAAGGGCATCAGATTCTTGCTTGACAAGGAGGACTCAATTGCGGAGTATGAAAAAGTGGCAAAGCAGAAGAGGGATGAGAAGCTGCAGCAACAGGACGGCGTTGACCTaaattttctctctaatcttGGTCATGTGGAGAAAATAGAAATCCTGAGTGGCATTGCTGACATGAAGAATGAGATTCATGCTTTCTTG GAGTCATTTGACGCTTCAAAGCCGATCACTTCTGCAGATGTCCACCAGGTGTTTGAGAATCTTGCCAGGAAACGCAAGCGAATGCAGTAA
- the LOC127813308 gene encoding uncharacterized protein LOC127813308, producing MGNCMETCGDSRREGEKGKGEAEGEGEGGFAKESGFESGSGGGVRIKVVLTKEELEWLVFRLKEKGGMTRVEEVLGEIERGRSSSPAAGKAADGWKPSLESIMESPDQLVEMNR from the coding sequence ATGGGGAATTGCATGGAGACATGCGGGGACAGCCGGCGGGAgggagagaaagggaaaggggaagcggaaggggaaggggaaggagGGTTTGCCAAGGAAAGCGGTTTCGAGAgcggcagcggcggcggcgTGAGGATAAAGGTGGTTTTGACGAAGGAGGAGCTGGAGTGGTTGGTTTTCCGGCTGAAGGAGAAGGGAGGGATGACGAGGGTGGAGGAGGTCTtgggagagatagagagagggagatcaTCGTCGCCGGCGGCCGGAAAAGCTGCCGATGGGTGGAAGCCTTCTCTAGAGAGCATCATGGAAAGCCCTGATCAATTGGTGGAGATGAACAGGTAA